Within the Salvia hispanica cultivar TCC Black 2014 chromosome 4, UniMelb_Shisp_WGS_1.0, whole genome shotgun sequence genome, the region agtatgaggccttttggggagtatcccaagagcaaaaccgtgagggcttgcccaaagcggacaatattgggctgtattataaaaatgggctgtttattaatatatatatttattttaagataataGTGCAACTTGATTACATTTATCTATTGTAACTATGACTATTATAAaatagagggaacatcttttttggtccacgaactttgccaaagtatcattttaggtccgtgaactttgaaaatatcatttgaggtccatcaactatggattaatatacttttttgctatttccaagtttttttagacgaaaataccctcaatatcttaaaggtatatatttttaataaacttatcatatactcatattttttataaatatctttacaatatatttttgacgaattttctaaatataatttgaccttcaatattattacttaattttgtgacatgcaagtcaaattgcttcttcaattttttatattatataattttaaaactaaataaagaacttttctttgataataaaaaattgaatattgaaGGTCGAATTATATtcagaaaattcatcaaacatatatagtaaaaatatttataaaaaatattagtatatgataagtttattaaacaTATATACACGTAAAaatattgagggtatttttaTCTAGAAATAcatgaaaatagtaaaaaagtacttcaattgatattaactcatagttgacggacctcaaatgatattttcaaagttcacggatctaaaatgatactttgttaaagttcgtggaccaaattaaaaaaccaATGATCGGAAATAACATTGCAAACACAAGCTAGGGGAGGGAGAGAAAGCTCACATATTGTCCTAAGAGTCGTTGACCTGATGAATGATCTGTGATCTGAATTTCccatttgaatttaaattaattatagatttgaAGCCTAGTCTTCTTCGATATTACATTACAAGTAGTTTATACGTACTTATTTCAGAGTCTAAATAAACCACGTATATTTTCTATACAAATGTCACAAACTACAAGAATGATTTACTTAAACCtcaaatttttgattttgcatAACAATATGTTGGGTTTCCATTTTTTGCCCCAAATCATAACGTTggttgtcattttttataagtatttgAGCACAAAgcgatattattttagtattatttgatagaaaaattcaaaattttgggaGGCCTTAAAGTAAACGcatcatatatttaatacaaagtcGATAATTTTAGgttcaattaaatagttttaatttatggtGTTCGGTTTCCTGGATAAAATAGTAGCACGATAGAATCTaaaattaagttgtgagattatttagtaGAAGGGGGTTGAcaataactaattatcacatgactATTCATTTGGGATTAAgtcatgaaatttaatttcatgaaccaaacataataaatatttaatcatgggatataatcttgcaaactAACACAACAAAAACCTTATCTTTTAGGGACACAAAATTTGAGACGCAATTACTAATGTTTGGAAATTTTTAAGAGCATCTGCAATGGGGCGCCCAATCCTCCGCCACATCAACATTTTATCCTCCTACCCATCCACCTGCAGTGGGACGTCCTATAGCCTGCCCTATACTCCGccatttaacattttatttatcttttgtatttatttatttttaatagtatttgaatacataataaaattttaacacaacaaaatttttaaaaacacgTCATTTTATTGAAAGTTGAAAGGGCACAATacaaaatactttaaaaaactactccctccttcccccataattcgtcaccatttgacccggcacagattttaagaaatgtaataggaagtgggttgaaaaagttagtggcatgtggggcctatttttatatattagttttataataatttgtgagtgggaatgagttagtggaatatgaggtccactatcaaaaatggtaaaaagtgaaaggtgGCAAATTTTAGGGACTGACAAAAAcggaaataagtgacaaattttcagggacggagggagtacaatttcaGCGTCGGTTACGTGCCCAATTTTTTTCAACCATGTCGGACATGAGCCGGCCATGGTCTTGTTGGTTGCACATTGAGGCATGTGCCGCTAGAACCTCATTGTAGCCAATCGGTAATTCTCGAATATGGGGCGGGGTTGCCGTGCCAGAGCTAGATCCAACTTGATCATCGCCCCAATCGGTGACTCTTCCACTTTCGTGTTCGACTATCATATTATGCAAGATGATGCACCCATACATGACATCGGCGATGACTTCCTAGTACTAGAAACGCGTCGGACCCTTCACTATTGTCCACCGCActtggagcacaccaaatgcccgCTCCACATCTTTCTGCGCAACTTCCTGTCGTTACGCAAATAAAGCTCTCCTCCGATCCATTGGGCAGCTGATCGTTTTCAAAAAAACAGCCCACCTCTGGTATATGTCATCCGCCAAGCGTCTGTTTGAAGTGAACTGGATGGCCGGGCCGTTGCCATTGCATTTGTCAGTGAAGAGATACGATGTGTTcaggacgttgatgtcgttgttcgaccctgCCAGTCCCagtgcatacaatctatgctccCTATCATTCCAGGAAAGCCGTGAACCATCTCGTGCATGTCCATCAGGGCCTGACAATCTTCAATAGTCAGCTTTTGCAAATATGTGTTGCTAAAAGCCTCCACAACTCCCCCTACAAAATTTCTTTAGGCACTCGCGGCCAACTGTCTCCCCGACGTGAaagtactcgtcgaacatgtccgTCGTGGTACCGTAGGCCAACTGTCGGAtcgcaaccgtgcacttctGCAACGGCGTAAGTCCAGGTCTACCGATGTCATCTTCCCAATACTAGAAGTACTGATCACGTGCCTCCAATGTGTGGACAATGCGGAGAAAAAGATCCCGCCGCATTCTAAACCGGGGTGAAAATCCGTTGAGCCCCACCGTGGTTCCTCGGCAAAATAATCTGCGAACAGACGTTGGTGAGCTAAGTCGTGCTCGCGGTGGACAAAGGTCCGACGTCGAATCGGCCTCCGGATCTGCTTCGCTTGGACTCGCTCTGCCGCTTCACGCTCGCGCTCCATTTAGGCCAAGCAATCCGCCGCAGCCTCATGAACGCAATCGAATAAGGCCCGAGTAATGCCCTCTGAGGTACTCCAGTCGTTGCCgggtctcatttttttaagagAAAGATTGGTGTGAGGCCTTTTAGGGGATATCCCAAGAGCAAAACCGTGAGGATTttgcccaaagcggacaatatcatactaatatgGAGTTCGGGTGCACCACCGATTCCCAACAACAACCATTGGTATAAATTATGAGCTCATAAGCGACAGAAGAAAGTGGTCTTCATGAAGGAAATTTAATATGGATCCTAGTGGGTGTTTGGAGAAGTTACAATCATTGGGTAAATGGTCCCTTCCATGTTCTCAAGTGGATAATTGATAATGCATATAAGGTGAACTAGCCTCGTGAGTACAATTTGTCAACGACGTTCAACGTTGCTCATTTATCTGCATATGAAGTAGCAGTGAAGATGAGGCAGTTGAAACAGATAAAGGGTCgagtatttttcaataaatggaGTATGATGCAATTCGAGTTGGTGACGTGATGCAGTTGATGCCAAAATTGCCGAAACAAAAACAATGTTGAAATAACGCGAAATTTGCTTCGCGATTGTGAAACAGGATGAAGAATCAAAAATCATAGCTGCACCATGTTGTATGACAGAATTTGACCATCAGACATTGTTTAAAGGGTGAACAGAACAATTTACTGttctccatttttcattttattttcttttcaattcaTAGGGTTTTCCAATCACTTTAAATAGTGAGTTTCTTTGTGCAGTCACATTTTAATTCATAagaatattttcatttctcaaGATACTAGGTTACATTCATTACTATTCTAGTTTAGACATTCAAtacatgttttctttttttctttatttttgcatCACGTTTGATCTAAGATATGTACACAAAACAATTCAACATTGTAAATAAGATACACTAGTAGTACTATGCAAATTACATGGTAAAAAAACAAGTAGATTCTCAATCAACTCAATAACGAAGAACGTACAAACACAACCAATTTTAGGCATATCGTACTATCGGAGAATATTTACTAAATGCATCCGGACTTTGCGAGAGTGattccattttcatttcatgCTCAGCTATCTTCTTCTCTGCTTCATTAACATTGGTCTCCTTACCCTTTCCCCACAACACTCCGTACAGTCCCAACACAATCACCACAGATCCAACAACTCTGCAAGAACGGACCAACTCGGTTGGTTATAGTTAAAGACACGAAGGTACCAAACATAATATTCCAGACTAAAAtcgtaaataaattaaacttacGTTCCAGTGTAGATCTTTTCATCAAGTAGAGCCCAACTGATGATGGCTACCATAACAAGTAGCAAAGGGCTAAACACCGATACGTATAAAGGGCCTTTCTTGTCTATGCACCATGCCATTAGGCAAAATGCTAGTGCTGAGCACACTACTCCCTGCAAACATTATATTAGTACTCATGCATGTTTGTAACTAAATATAGATGATGATGAAATGAGAGAATGTTATTATTATACCGCGTAGATAGATGAGATGAGCCTAAGATCGGAAGCGAGGGACCAAGCAGATAAGTTAGGCTCCATGCCGAAGGCCACGGCCACGCACTGGACAGTTGCCATTGCGCACATTATGGCCGTGCTTGAGTAGGGAACATTGTAGGTTTTGCTTACTTTTGCctgcaatttaattatattagtgTTCTAGTTTTTTGAGTTGATAAAACAATAGACATTAATATGAGATTGATTACTTGGATGATCAAGTAGACAGCCCAAGAAACAGCACTGAGAATGAGGAGAAAAGGGCCTAGAATCAAACTGGGATGGGTGTTGCTTGGAGCGCTTCTCTCTGCAAATTTCCAGTGAATGATGGATTGTCCAATAGGTACGACGGGTCCCGAgtaaaatgacaaaaacaGGGCTCCTCCTACACACAAGGCCGTGCCCGCTATTTTTGCAAGCCCTCGCATGGTCTTCACGCTTATGTTTTCCAGTCTGTCACATATAGGGATGTCAGTGGAGCCTGAAACCTGTATGAATTTTGAGGGTTAGGGTTGGATAGATTATTACCGAAAGGCAACAGCCATGATAAAGGTGACCGCGGGATTGATGTTGGTTAACGCGCACGCAATTGTTGGAGTTGAATTCTTCAGTCCCACGAAATATGTGATTTGGTTCACTGTCACTCTGCACCATAAGATAAGCCCTATTTTCAGatgttcaattaattttttttaatatatatgagCCTTGTTTTCCACTCACCCAGATATGGAGCATAAGAAGATCTGGAATAAGATACCTCGTGTCATTTTAGGGCGATTATTCCTGCAAAAATTGGCAGTCAAACTCAACATAGCAAACAAATGATACGTAGAATGATAAAAGTTagttatgaaaaattaaacataactactcaaaaaaaatattaattatgttaattctATATTACctaatataatagtactagtaataaaatgagcaaccttaaattaattatgtatgtatatgtaGGAGTGTATCTGGTTTGCGGACACATATAACATGAGCAACCTTAATTTATACATCGCCTGGTGTAGATCATGTGATACCTATGCAATGTGTGTGCCTCACTCTCACACCATttatacacacacataaattaaaagaattcaaataacaacaattttattGTAAGAAACacaatttatatgtatatgtgcataaatatattgagattttaattGTTCCGGACCTTATGCCAATTTCATGCCCTACTATTAaattggaagaagaagaaaaattcgAGAAAATGATGAGACAGACATACATACAGATGAATAGataaatagatagatagatagataccTCTCCATGAAGTAAGCAAGAGGAGCAATAGAAAGCGTAGCAAAAAGTTGGCGATATGCAACTTCCACAAAAGGACTCATTCCGGTATCCATTGCCAATTTTGCTATGATATTCATACCAACATAGCCTAACTGCACTATCACCATGAACACGAATGCTGCCACACCTCCATCTTTCTCCATCTTCTTTGATTAATTTTCCCTCAATATTATATgagagaaaattaataatatgtaaAGATAGATGGTGAGGATGATGGTGTTGTGGTGAGTTAGAGAGAATGAGGAGATATATATAGTAGATTTGATTTAGAAGAGGAATgatggttttgtttttgttgtgtaATGAAATATGCATGGGAGAGGGGAGTATCACGCTTCCCCATTCTCATTTATGCTATAAATCCACTTTCAGTTAACACAATATTGTTTGCCAGCTTacctttttaattcattattactAAAATCCAATTTTTCTACACATACACACGTCTTGCAATAACCAAATTGCATTCTTCCATTTCTCCTCTTGCCTGGTTGGTTGGTTGGTTGtgcttttttttaaacaatattgaaataattgtGAACTAATATCTATATTTCAGCTTCTATTTCAAGTATCAACTTCTGTTGTGCACTGCATTTTGTGCACTGCATTTTGTTTCAAGTTGCGAAAAGGTCGACCCAATTTACGAAATTTTAATAACTTCTTATTATATTTACTACTATGgtacataattataataattagattacgattttctttattagtttataacataataattGCAACAagattattataataaaatatattttcctattttggaTGTCTCACTCTAAATGATATtacatttctaaatatagaaacatcactctatacttaattcaataataatatctaacaattataaacaatatactaatatttgatttattactaatatattgtaattatagattatagttatttattattactattattattattattagaattaaGTATGATTCACAATATAAAATGCTTTaagatttttataaataattgttattatagttgtttaaaataataaaaatcaaatgtgtaaaaataactaaatcatatagtattatttatatagcACTCTCacttgtcttttttttttttataaatctataaatCGAATAATTCGATATCACaaatatttactaattaaaggatctaatttatagtatgtaccaaatgatgataaataatttcaaaccCTAAGTTgaactaataaattatactacctccgtcccccaaatattgtcacattttgaccagcacgagttttaagaaatgtaatggaaagtgagttgaaaaaattggtgagttgaaaaaatatgagtatgattgagttagtggaatatatgatttactatcaaaaatagtaaaaaatgaagtgtgacaaacttttagaaacgGATCTAAATAGTAAATTGTGACAAACTTTGAGGGACAGagatattagtatattactaTTGTTATAGCCTTGTAGGAGTAGTGTAAGTTACCTACAGCACATACTTGGGTTGTAAATTAGATCCGATTAATTCATGTATTGGCTTATGCAACATGAAAAGAAGGGCCCTCATTTATTTCCCTATGACGTCTCGATATATATGTACTAGCTTTCATGGAAAGGAATGAACATACATAtcattatcataaaattaattaacataaatgCCAACTACAGTGAAGGATAACCATCCAACAGAATCTTCCTATAGAacattaattaactaattgagattccttttaatttgtagttttACCTCTGTAAATGTCTCATTGAAGGTCaccaattattttttgaaattgtaattttgaatTGGGAATTGCATTAAACTGATCAGTGATCAGGAATCCAGCTATTTGAGTTAATCCGTTGAATTTGGACAACAGTGTGTAGTTCACTGGCATGAATATATTCAGCCACGTTAAATGttatttcactaattaaataaaagacctgtgttaaatgaattattgGAAGAAGCACCTTGTTTTAAGCCACAATTAAGGATGAATTAGAGTGAAGCAGGAGAAAGGGTTGCCCTTGACCAGATTTTGATGGTTGTTGTCAACATTTTAAGggatacttttaaaatattgacaatttttatattaaatgtacggtattattgtaattattaattattaattcgAAAGACTAAATTAACTAAACAAcgtaaaaaaatactataagtACAAATACATAGGGTTGGTATTATTGTAATTATTAACTCGAAAGACTAAATTAActaaacaacataaaaaaacatactataagtacaattcattaaaattataaatataattatgaaaataacttttagctaaatttaattttataagtgatttgattattttttaatattaaaagtgtaaaattttaattaattctaaatttttactctttaattaatccttaatttttatattttaatattaaaaaaataatcgaatcacaatcaaattaaatttagctataagttattttcataattaaatttataatttcactTTATGATAAAATTTCGCGCGGCACAAAataagttatttgtaattacaTAGATACGCGCggcacaaaataaaatttcggtaaacttcatgattttatGATagtaaattctaattttaaaatttaattttacatgacTTGGTACCTACacactaaattaattttctttttattaaatattgtgaGCGATGATATTATTGGACTTTCCTATCCTTGCAATGGTTCTAAATATAGATTGAAAGATTGCAGTACTAAAATTCATTGTACTTTCCCATTCTTGGTGCATTGATTCCGTGTAAAACGAGAAACACGCctattgttttt harbors:
- the LOC125185638 gene encoding WAT1-related protein At1g09380-like; the protein is MEKDGGVAAFVFMVIVQLGYVGMNIIAKLAMDTGMSPFVEVAYRQLFATLSIAPLAYFMERNNRPKMTRGILFQIFLCSISGVTVNQITYFVGLKNSTPTIACALTNINPAVTFIMAVAFRLENISVKTMRGLAKIAGTALCVGGALFLSFYSGPVVPIGQSIIHWKFAERSAPSNTHPSLILGPFLLILSAVSWAVYLIIQAKVSKTYNVPYSSTAIMCAMATVQCVAVAFGMEPNLSAWSLASDLRLISSIYAGVVCSALAFCLMAWCIDKKGPLYVSVFSPLLLVMVAIISWALLDEKIYTGTVVGSVVIVLGLYGVLWGKGKETNVNEAEKKIAEHEMKMESLSQSPDAFSKYSPIVRYA